One region of Turicibacter bilis genomic DNA includes:
- the pcrA gene encoding DNA helicase PcrA, whose protein sequence is MSQLLDKMNPQQKEAILTTEGPLLVMAGAGSGKTRVLTHRIAYLMSEKQVSPYNILAITFTNKAAREMKERVEKLIGERGKDVWISTFHSMCVRILRRDIDLIGYDLNFGILDDADQLSVIKTVMEDLNLDPKRQSPKYFLSQISNAKNELKTPSDLNKEFENEDVIRVYEKYQQTLFKNNRVDFDDLLMLTVHLFEKHPEVLSFYQNKFQYIHIDEYQDTNHAQYKIVTLLAEKFRNICVVGDSDQSIYSWRGANIENILSFESDYPDASVVLLEQNYRSKQMILNAANDVIKNNSGRRDKQLWSDRGEGEAIEYHRASDGDVEANYIADKIAYMRRDAYDYHDFAVLYRTNSQSRAIEQALLRQNIPYRLVGGQSYFKRKEIKDLMAYLRLICNPDDDLSFVRVVNEPKRGIGAASIDKLSHFAAESELSLMSSIQDATGVVAKATLNKLMDFKTMIYMLRAQIEDHSLASFIDLVLSQTGYLEMLENENTIEADSRIDNLGEFKSMATQFEDVDLDEILAEEESEERADDLPTMTKLIILLNDLMLQTDTETEEEANESKVTLMTIHAAKGLEFPVVFICGFEDGIFPLRSAIEQGADDLEEERRLAYVAITRAEDLLFITNAQSRYQYGMRSANPESMFIREISETYLNKTGIESRPRPSFTLKEAMESKAPKRQIKTVSLNSGSSWNSGDKVEHDTFGEGVVVGVKGEVISIAFSAPHGIKKLMGSHPALKKRS, encoded by the coding sequence ATGAGTCAATTATTAGATAAAATGAATCCCCAACAAAAGGAGGCTATTCTAACCACTGAAGGTCCATTATTAGTAATGGCGGGGGCAGGTTCAGGGAAGACACGTGTATTAACCCATCGTATTGCATATTTAATGTCTGAAAAGCAAGTATCGCCGTATAATATTCTTGCAATTACGTTTACAAATAAAGCTGCTCGCGAAATGAAAGAGCGTGTTGAAAAGTTAATTGGTGAGCGTGGAAAAGATGTTTGGATTTCAACGTTTCACTCAATGTGTGTTCGTATTTTAAGACGTGATATTGATTTAATTGGTTATGATTTGAATTTCGGTATTTTAGATGATGCCGATCAATTAAGTGTTATTAAGACAGTGATGGAAGACTTAAATTTAGATCCAAAACGTCAATCACCAAAATATTTTTTATCGCAAATTAGTAATGCTAAAAATGAACTGAAGACACCAAGTGATTTAAATAAAGAGTTTGAAAATGAAGATGTGATTCGTGTTTATGAAAAATATCAGCAAACATTATTTAAAAATAATCGTGTTGATTTTGATGACTTATTAATGCTAACAGTTCATTTATTTGAAAAACATCCTGAAGTTTTATCATTCTATCAAAATAAGTTCCAATATATTCACATCGATGAGTATCAAGATACGAACCATGCTCAGTATAAGATTGTTACATTATTAGCTGAGAAGTTCCGTAATATTTGTGTCGTTGGTGACTCGGATCAGTCTATTTATAGTTGGCGTGGAGCGAATATTGAAAATATTTTATCATTTGAAAGTGATTATCCAGATGCATCAGTTGTGTTATTAGAACAAAACTATCGTTCAAAACAAATGATTCTAAATGCTGCAAATGATGTGATTAAAAATAATAGTGGCCGTCGTGATAAGCAGTTATGGTCTGATCGTGGAGAAGGCGAAGCCATTGAATATCATCGTGCCTCTGATGGAGATGTTGAAGCAAATTATATTGCAGATAAGATTGCATATATGCGACGTGATGCTTATGATTATCATGATTTTGCTGTTTTGTATCGTACGAATTCTCAATCACGTGCGATTGAGCAGGCATTGCTCCGTCAAAATATTCCATATCGATTAGTTGGTGGACAGAGTTACTTTAAGCGTAAAGAGATTAAAGATTTAATGGCGTATTTACGTTTAATTTGTAATCCAGATGATGATTTATCGTTTGTTCGTGTCGTTAATGAACCAAAGCGTGGAATTGGAGCAGCCTCAATTGATAAATTATCACATTTTGCAGCGGAGTCAGAGTTATCACTGATGTCATCTATTCAAGATGCAACGGGTGTAGTTGCTAAAGCAACGTTAAATAAATTAATGGATTTCAAAACAATGATTTATATGCTTCGTGCACAAATTGAGGATCATTCGTTAGCAAGTTTTATTGATTTAGTGTTAAGTCAAACAGGATATTTAGAAATGTTAGAGAATGAAAATACGATTGAAGCAGACAGTCGAATTGATAACTTAGGTGAGTTTAAATCAATGGCTACGCAATTTGAAGATGTTGATTTAGATGAAATTTTAGCAGAAGAAGAAAGTGAAGAGCGTGCAGACGATCTTCCGACGATGACCAAGTTAATTATTTTATTAAATGACTTAATGTTACAAACTGATACAGAAACTGAAGAAGAAGCCAATGAGTCAAAAGTGACACTCATGACCATTCATGCGGCTAAAGGGTTAGAGTTCCCAGTTGTCTTTATTTGTGGATTTGAAGATGGAATCTTCCCACTTCGTTCAGCGATTGAACAAGGAGCGGATGATTTAGAAGAAGAACGTCGTTTAGCATATGTTGCGATTACTCGTGCAGAAGATCTTTTATTCATTACAAATGCACAAAGTCGCTATCAATACGGAATGCGTTCAGCCAATCCTGAGTCCATGTTCATTCGTGAAATTTCAGAAACCTATTTAAATAAGACAGGAATTGAATCACGTCCACGTCCTTCATTTACTTTAAAAGAAGCGATGGAATCAAAAGCACCAAAACGTCAGATTAAAACAGTTAGTTTAAATTCAGGATCGTCTTGGAATAGTGGAGATAAGGTCGAGCATGACACATTTGGTGAAGGTGTCGTCGTTGGAGTGAAAGGTGAAGTGATTTCAATTGCCTTTAGTGCTCCACATGGAATTAAGAAGTTAATGGGATCACATCCAGCATTAAAGAAACGTTCATAA
- the ligA gene encoding NAD-dependent DNA ligase LigA, with the protein MSKQRVEELTKLLNQYNKEYYVLDKPSVSDREYDRLMQELIELEAQYPELKSSTSPTVRVGGAILEGFNKVQHEKPMLSLGNAFNEGDLRDFDARIRKVSPNISYVCELKIDGLAVTLHYRDGQFVKGATRGDGVVGEDISENLKTIQTIPLHIPYKDPLEVRGEVYMSKATLDKLNKQRAEKGEELFANPRNAAAGSLRQLDSRIAAKRELAMFCYAVPSAEELGCQTHDESLQKIEELGFNVNPNREVCDSIDGVLAYIEKWSTNRFDLPYEIDGIVIKVNQLNEQQKLGSTVKSPRWAIAYKFPAEEVETILKDIIFTVGRTGMVTPNAVLEPVRVAGTRVSRATLHNEDYVKERDIRINDRVIIRKAGEIIPEVVKPVIDARHGDEAPFEMIQDCPRCGSELIREAGEADYYCLNIDCPARIVESLCHFVSRDAMNIDGLGVKVVEQLYDNQLIENVADIYKLQKEQLLPLERMGEKKVTNLLTAIENSKQNSLERLLFGLGVRHVGSKTAKVLAAHFETIDALMQATFDDFKGIAEIGDVIANSIVHYFTQDANVQLINELKALGLNMSYTGVKVSTANEANEFYGKTVVLTGTLATLSRKEAGVKLEALGAKVSGSVSAKTDFLVAGEKSGSKLKKAQELGVTVIDEEMMLKMLGE; encoded by the coding sequence ATGTCTAAACAACGTGTCGAAGAATTAACGAAGTTGTTAAATCAATACAATAAAGAATACTATGTGCTTGATAAGCCAAGCGTAAGTGATCGTGAGTATGATCGATTAATGCAAGAGTTAATAGAATTGGAAGCACAATATCCAGAATTAAAATCATCAACTTCTCCAACTGTTCGTGTTGGAGGAGCGATATTAGAAGGATTTAATAAAGTTCAACACGAAAAACCGATGCTTTCATTAGGGAATGCGTTTAATGAAGGTGATTTACGTGATTTTGATGCACGTATTCGAAAAGTATCACCTAATATTTCTTATGTATGTGAATTAAAAATTGATGGATTAGCTGTTACGTTACACTATCGTGATGGACAGTTTGTTAAAGGAGCAACGCGAGGAGATGGAGTGGTAGGAGAAGATATCTCTGAAAACTTAAAAACAATTCAAACGATTCCTCTACATATTCCATATAAAGATCCTCTAGAGGTACGTGGGGAAGTTTATATGTCAAAGGCAACACTTGATAAGTTAAATAAACAACGTGCTGAAAAAGGAGAAGAATTATTTGCGAATCCTCGTAATGCGGCAGCAGGATCATTACGTCAATTAGACTCTCGTATTGCAGCAAAACGTGAATTAGCGATGTTTTGCTATGCTGTCCCGAGTGCTGAAGAGTTAGGGTGTCAGACGCATGATGAGAGCTTACAAAAGATTGAAGAGTTAGGGTTTAATGTGAATCCTAACCGTGAAGTTTGTGACTCAATTGATGGCGTATTAGCTTATATTGAAAAGTGGTCAACTAATCGCTTTGATTTACCGTACGAAATTGATGGTATTGTGATTAAAGTCAATCAATTAAATGAACAACAAAAGTTAGGATCAACAGTGAAAAGTCCACGTTGGGCGATTGCGTATAAATTCCCAGCAGAAGAAGTGGAGACTATTCTGAAAGATATTATTTTTACTGTTGGTCGTACAGGAATGGTAACGCCTAATGCAGTATTAGAACCTGTTCGTGTTGCTGGAACACGTGTCAGTCGTGCGACGTTACATAATGAGGACTATGTTAAGGAGCGCGATATTCGTATTAATGACCGTGTCATTATTCGGAAAGCAGGAGAAATTATACCAGAGGTTGTTAAACCGGTTATTGATGCGCGTCATGGAGATGAAGCACCATTTGAAATGATTCAAGACTGTCCGCGTTGTGGTAGTGAGCTGATTCGTGAAGCAGGAGAGGCGGATTACTACTGTTTAAATATTGATTGTCCTGCACGTATTGTTGAGAGTTTATGTCATTTTGTTTCTCGTGATGCTATGAATATTGATGGTTTAGGTGTGAAAGTGGTTGAACAACTATATGATAACCAGTTAATTGAAAATGTAGCTGACATTTATAAATTACAAAAAGAACAACTATTACCTCTTGAACGTATGGGAGAGAAGAAGGTAACGAATTTATTAACTGCTATTGAAAATAGTAAACAGAATAGTTTAGAAAGATTATTATTTGGTTTAGGTGTTCGTCATGTTGGAAGTAAGACGGCAAAAGTATTAGCTGCTCATTTTGAAACGATTGATGCTTTAATGCAAGCAACGTTTGATGATTTCAAAGGAATTGCTGAAATTGGAGATGTAATTGCTAATAGTATTGTTCACTATTTCACGCAGGACGCTAATGTTCAATTAATTAATGAATTAAAAGCGTTAGGATTGAATATGAGTTATACAGGTGTTAAGGTTTCTACTGCTAATGAAGCAAATGAATTTTATGGAAAAACAGTTGTTTTAACAGGAACGTTAGCAACATTATCTCGTAAAGAAGCGGGTGTAAAATTAGAGGCTTTAGGTGCTAAAGTTTCAGGAAGTGTGAGTGCTAAAACGGATTTCTTGGTTGCTGGAGAAAAGAGTGGATCAAAACTTAAAAAAGCACAAGAACTTGGTGTGACAGTGATTGATGAAGAAATGATGTTAAAAATGCTTGGTGAATAG
- a CDS encoding sensor histidine kinase, which produces MKRLFWRLTMMFWTIFCVVILSFALTFYLNYEKNYSQRLFEIDQDVNRIGMEMDANTREYIRLVKSEEYKLLKILKENLQLIESLNNDDIERLIDELGVGASIPLQEDRAFYLAYLKTIDIINDTLDQTKKLYREDYKIIDFKFIPFYCHECNRERLQQKLNTLDIVKMDENLYLVNEEDGQNTTWSVYQLVQYNDQILGYIRFSYETLTSEQFVSQEERFTRSLYYIGNHLYNENNLPFEIQQKLESADFEQASQILKDEGYYINRYISENNNVKMIYYQLNRSLTWSVLEETISLFEFSTILLIFLFLLVSYILFVVIIRPCYLLIEYVKRCGEGDYTVPRNLSSIWKPSFLMVRNAYLENERLLNVKDKQSQELEFAWKRALVASQAKTLFLAKVSHELKTPLNAIKGYIQLLKLSIDQPKQRKQLEIIEYSSDLLLRHVNELLDFSMIEDGKVKLGIEKIDIFQTADKVEELFLVEAANKGIDFNLIVDGKIPHELYGDEGRIKQIIINLVSNAIKFTESGEIRVIFELDYQNETDAYLSIKVQDTGKGIASHKLESIFEAFTQENNTISRRFGGTGLGLSISKRLAEAMGGRLTVESVVDVGSTFTLFLPFSKYLAEEDES; this is translated from the coding sequence ATGAAAAGATTATTTTGGCGTTTAACCATGATGTTTTGGACTATATTTTGTGTTGTAATACTCTCGTTTGCTTTAACTTTTTATTTGAATTATGAAAAGAATTATTCTCAACGACTTTTTGAGATTGATCAAGATGTAAATCGTATTGGAATGGAAATGGATGCTAATACTAGAGAATATATCCGATTAGTAAAATCTGAAGAGTATAAATTATTAAAGATTCTTAAAGAAAACTTACAGTTGATTGAATCATTAAATAATGATGATATTGAACGTTTAATTGATGAACTTGGAGTTGGTGCTTCAATCCCGCTACAAGAAGATAGAGCCTTCTATCTTGCATACTTAAAAACAATAGACATCATCAATGATACCTTGGATCAAACTAAGAAACTTTATCGAGAAGATTATAAGATTATCGATTTTAAATTTATTCCATTCTATTGTCATGAATGTAACAGGGAGAGGTTACAGCAAAAATTAAACACATTAGATATAGTTAAGATGGACGAAAATTTATATCTTGTAAATGAGGAAGATGGTCAAAATACTACTTGGTCAGTCTATCAACTAGTACAATACAACGATCAAATATTAGGGTATATTCGTTTTTCTTACGAGACTTTAACATCAGAACAATTCGTTTCTCAAGAAGAGCGTTTTACTCGAAGTTTGTACTATATAGGTAATCATTTATATAATGAAAATAATCTCCCTTTTGAGATTCAGCAAAAGTTAGAGAGTGCAGATTTTGAGCAAGCTTCTCAAATTTTGAAAGATGAAGGATATTATATTAATCGGTATATTTCTGAGAATAATAATGTAAAAATGATTTACTATCAACTGAATCGCTCTTTAACTTGGTCAGTCCTTGAAGAGACGATTAGTTTATTTGAATTTAGTACCATTCTATTGATTTTTTTATTTTTACTTGTTTCTTATATCTTATTTGTGGTCATTATTAGACCTTGTTATTTGTTGATTGAGTATGTAAAACGTTGTGGAGAAGGAGATTACACTGTACCACGTAATCTAAGTTCAATTTGGAAACCTTCATTTTTGATGGTGCGAAATGCTTATTTAGAAAATGAGCGGTTATTAAATGTAAAAGATAAACAGAGCCAAGAATTAGAATTTGCTTGGAAGCGTGCACTTGTAGCAAGCCAGGCTAAAACTCTCTTTTTAGCTAAGGTTTCACATGAGTTAAAGACACCATTAAACGCAATAAAAGGATACATTCAACTTTTAAAGCTAAGTATTGATCAACCTAAACAAAGAAAGCAATTAGAGATTATTGAATACTCGAGTGATTTATTGTTAAGGCATGTTAATGAGTTATTAGATTTCTCAATGATTGAAGATGGGAAAGTTAAATTAGGTATTGAGAAGATTGATATTTTCCAAACTGCTGATAAAGTTGAAGAGTTATTTCTTGTTGAAGCGGCCAATAAAGGGATTGATTTTAATCTTATTGTAGATGGAAAAATTCCTCATGAATTATATGGTGATGAGGGTCGTATTAAGCAGATTATTATTAATCTAGTTTCAAATGCGATTAAATTTACTGAAAGTGGAGAAATTAGAGTTATCTTTGAATTAGATTATCAAAACGAAACAGATGCTTATTTAAGTATTAAAGTTCAAGATACAGGTAAGGGGATTGCATCCCATAAGTTAGAATCTATTTTTGAGGCATTTACGCAGGAAAATAATACGATTTCAAGACGTTTTGGAGGAACAGGATTAGGGCTTAGTATTTCTAAACGTTTAGCTGAAGCAATGGGTGGGAGATTAACAGTAGAAAGTGTAGTCGATGTCGGATCGACATTTACATTATTTTTACCATTTTCAAAATATTTAGCTGAAGAAGATGAATCTTAA
- a CDS encoding CamS family sex pheromone protein has translation MKRIYVLMVSFLCSLVVLIGCSAPPVPPVQENTTEEEMLTKQLLSNEATSEYYRTMLPYKTSPTRGLVYSRYSKMKNRYDIDTFDLALMRESQSYFDPKEVYFQEGQILTKPIVQQLLAKKMTAVELEKELELDPDYVDIGLNPANDEIINIDGIDVNPVYLAYLLEQNYVVQSEDETVLEGVTIGLALNPYQTWKNELGYDQTIVLDENTLIEKGKEIAQRVIDILRTQEQFETVPIMIGLYIVQEESAVTPGHMVAKTLVGEKNSQIKNWEKVNEKYYLLPDNNTLAFDSNLSNQFSAFKQVIKEYYPHYYGIIGIAHFMDDKLTNLEITVNIDFYGLAEKLSFHQLLAQLIPESFSPEYNIDVVIRSSEEIYGVLKRPANEREVTLKLTSWE, from the coding sequence ATGAAGCGTATTTATGTGTTGATGGTTAGCTTTCTATGCAGTTTAGTGGTGTTAATAGGGTGTTCTGCTCCTCCTGTACCACCTGTTCAAGAAAATACGACTGAAGAAGAAATGTTAACAAAGCAGTTGTTATCAAATGAAGCAACAAGTGAGTATTATCGTACGATGCTTCCTTATAAGACGAGTCCAACGCGTGGATTAGTTTATTCAAGATATTCAAAAATGAAGAACCGTTATGATATTGATACGTTTGATTTAGCCTTAATGCGTGAATCTCAATCTTATTTTGATCCAAAAGAGGTTTACTTCCAAGAAGGGCAAATTTTAACGAAGCCAATTGTTCAACAGCTATTGGCAAAGAAGATGACGGCAGTTGAGTTAGAAAAAGAATTGGAATTAGATCCAGACTATGTGGATATTGGTTTAAATCCAGCCAACGATGAAATCATTAATATCGACGGGATAGATGTTAATCCAGTCTATCTAGCTTATTTATTAGAACAAAACTATGTGGTTCAAAGTGAAGATGAGACAGTTCTAGAAGGGGTAACCATAGGGTTGGCATTGAATCCATATCAAACATGGAAAAATGAGTTGGGATATGATCAAACGATTGTCTTGGATGAGAATACATTAATTGAAAAGGGAAAAGAGATTGCTCAACGTGTGATTGATATTTTAAGAACACAAGAGCAATTTGAAACCGTTCCAATTATGATTGGATTATATATTGTGCAAGAAGAAAGTGCCGTGACTCCAGGACATATGGTAGCCAAAACATTGGTTGGGGAAAAAAATTCACAAATTAAGAATTGGGAAAAAGTTAATGAGAAGTATTATTTATTGCCAGATAACAATACATTAGCTTTTGATTCAAATTTATCAAACCAATTTAGTGCCTTTAAGCAAGTGATTAAAGAATATTATCCACATTATTATGGAATTATCGGGATTGCTCATTTTATGGATGATAAGTTAACAAATTTAGAAATTACGGTAAATATCGATTTTTATGGGTTAGCTGAAAAGCTATCTTTCCACCAATTGTTAGCACAGTTAATTCCAGAATCATTTTCACCTGAATATAATATTGATGTTGTTATTCGTTCAAGTGAAGAAATTTATGGTGTTTTAAAGCGTCCAGCTAATGAAAGAGAAGTTACTTTAAAATTAACAAGTTGGGAATAG
- the uvrA gene encoding excinuclease ABC subunit UvrA produces MNDKIIVKGAREQNLKNIDVEIPRNQLVVLTGLSGSGKSSLAFETIYAEGQRRYVESLSAYARQFLGNMEKPDVDSIEGLSPAISIDQKTTNRNPRSTVGTVTEIYDYLRLLFARIGKPVCPVHGIEIQAQSVEQMVDRLYQYPERTRMQILAPMIVGKKGTHAKVFEQLKKDGYVRVRVDGEMLDLDEEINLNKNKKHTIEVIVDRIALKPDASARIADSLETALKLGSGKVLVDVIGEEELIFSEHFSCPYCDFSVGELEPRMFSFNSPFGACSECGGLGVQKKIDVDLLIPDPKLSIAQGAIRGWEKEENYSRKLLDTVCRHYSIDLDKPFEQLTDKEKNIILYGTNEPIHFQLQSESGIKQEKVDTYEGVINNLERRYMETSSSFMREWIEGFMSDLTCNKCHGKRLSEQALSVLIDGKNINDFTDLSIQEALEFIENLNLSEKDKVIANLILKEIKERLSFLVNVGLDYLTLNRSAGSLSGGEAQRIRLATQIGSRLSGVLYVLDEPSIGLHQRDNDRLIETLKSMRDLGNTLIVVEHDEDTMMACDYLIDIGPGAGIHGGQIVAQGTPEEVMQNENSITGQYLSGKKQIYLPKERRKGNGNFIEVKGAKENNLKNVNLSIPMGVMNVVTGVSGSGKSTLINDILYRSIASKLYRTKDKPGQHKELKGMEYIEKIIDIDQSPIGRTPRSNPATYTGVFDDIRDLFASTNEAKVRGYQKGRFSFNVKGGRCESCRGDGVLKIEMHFLPDVYVPCEVCHGKRYNRETLMVTYRGKNIADVLDMTVEDAYEFFEHHPKIARKLKTLCDVGLGYLKLGQPASTLSGGEAQRVKLASELHRRITDKTVYILDEPTTGLHIEDVKRLLKVLNRMVEEGATIIIIEHNLDVIKMADYIIDLGPEGGTRGGTIVAKGTPEEVANVEGSYTGKYLNKILTRDRKRQMN; encoded by the coding sequence ATGAACGATAAAATTATCGTGAAAGGTGCAAGAGAACAGAACTTGAAAAATATTGATGTTGAAATTCCACGAAATCAATTAGTTGTTTTGACAGGATTATCAGGTTCAGGGAAGTCATCACTTGCTTTTGAAACAATTTATGCGGAAGGGCAACGACGTTATGTAGAAAGTTTATCAGCCTATGCCCGTCAGTTTTTAGGGAATATGGAGAAACCAGATGTCGACTCGATTGAAGGATTATCTCCAGCTATTTCAATTGATCAAAAAACAACTAATCGTAATCCACGTTCAACGGTTGGAACTGTAACTGAAATTTACGATTACTTACGTTTATTATTTGCTCGAATAGGGAAGCCTGTGTGTCCTGTACATGGGATTGAAATTCAGGCACAATCAGTTGAACAGATGGTTGATCGCTTGTATCAATATCCTGAGCGTACACGTATGCAAATTTTAGCTCCAATGATTGTTGGAAAAAAAGGAACACATGCCAAAGTATTTGAGCAGTTAAAGAAAGATGGATATGTACGTGTTCGAGTCGATGGTGAGATGCTCGATCTAGATGAGGAAATAAATTTAAATAAGAACAAAAAGCATACGATTGAAGTAATCGTTGACCGTATTGCATTAAAACCAGATGCAAGTGCAAGGATAGCTGATTCACTTGAAACAGCTTTAAAACTTGGAAGTGGAAAAGTACTGGTTGATGTAATTGGTGAAGAAGAGTTAATCTTTAGTGAACATTTTTCTTGTCCATATTGCGATTTCTCAGTTGGAGAGTTAGAGCCACGTATGTTTTCATTTAATTCACCATTTGGGGCTTGTTCTGAATGTGGTGGATTAGGTGTCCAAAAGAAAATTGATGTTGACTTATTAATTCCCGATCCAAAGCTATCAATTGCACAGGGTGCTATTCGTGGATGGGAAAAAGAAGAGAATTATAGTCGAAAATTATTAGATACTGTTTGTCGACATTATAGTATTGATTTAGATAAACCATTCGAGCAATTAACAGATAAAGAGAAGAATATTATCTTATATGGAACAAATGAACCTATTCATTTTCAGCTACAGTCTGAAAGTGGAATTAAACAAGAAAAAGTCGATACGTATGAAGGAGTTATTAACAACTTAGAGAGACGTTATATGGAGACAAGCTCTTCGTTTATGCGTGAATGGATTGAAGGTTTTATGTCCGATTTAACATGTAACAAATGTCATGGAAAACGTCTTTCTGAACAAGCTTTATCTGTTTTGATTGATGGAAAGAATATTAATGATTTTACTGATTTATCTATTCAAGAAGCATTAGAGTTTATTGAAAACTTAAATTTAAGTGAAAAAGATAAAGTAATTGCAAATTTAATCTTAAAGGAAATTAAAGAGCGTCTAAGTTTTTTAGTTAATGTAGGGTTAGATTACTTAACCTTAAATCGTTCGGCAGGTTCGCTTTCAGGTGGAGAAGCACAGCGTATCCGATTGGCTACTCAAATTGGGTCACGTTTATCAGGTGTCTTGTATGTTTTAGATGAACCTTCAATTGGATTACATCAACGTGATAATGACCGCTTAATTGAAACACTTAAATCAATGCGAGATTTAGGAAATACATTGATTGTTGTGGAGCATGATGAGGATACGATGATGGCTTGCGATTATTTAATTGATATTGGCCCGGGTGCTGGTATACATGGTGGTCAAATTGTGGCACAAGGAACACCAGAAGAAGTGATGCAAAATGAAAACTCGATTACTGGTCAATATTTAAGTGGAAAGAAACAAATCTACTTACCGAAAGAACGACGAAAAGGAAATGGTAACTTTATTGAAGTTAAGGGAGCTAAAGAAAATAACTTAAAGAATGTGAATTTATCTATTCCAATGGGTGTGATGAATGTTGTAACTGGAGTTTCAGGTTCGGGGAAATCAACGTTGATTAATGATATTTTATATCGTTCAATTGCTTCGAAACTTTATCGTACAAAAGATAAGCCAGGACAACATAAAGAGTTAAAGGGAATGGAGTATATTGAGAAAATTATCGATATTGACCAATCACCAATTGGTCGTACACCACGTTCAAATCCTGCCACATATACTGGTGTGTTTGATGATATTCGAGATTTATTTGCTTCAACAAATGAAGCGAAGGTTCGTGGGTATCAAAAAGGTCGATTTTCGTTTAATGTTAAAGGTGGACGTTGTGAGTCTTGTCGAGGAGATGGAGTGTTAAAGATTGAAATGCACTTCTTACCGGATGTCTATGTTCCGTGCGAAGTTTGTCATGGAAAGCGATATAATCGCGAAACATTAATGGTCACATATCGTGGTAAAAATATTGCTGATGTTTTAGACATGACCGTGGAAGATGCTTATGAATTCTTTGAACATCACCCTAAAATTGCACGTAAATTAAAAACATTATGTGATGTAGGGCTTGGGTATTTAAAATTAGGTCAACCAGCGTCAACGCTATCTGGAGGAGAGGCACAGCGTGTTAAATTAGCTTCAGAATTACATCGACGTATTACGGATAAAACTGTTTATATTTTAGATGAGCCAACGACTGGTTTACATATTGAAGATGTTAAACGATTGTTAAAAGTTCTAAATCGTATGGTTGAAGAAGGAGCAACAATCATCATTATTGAGCATAATTTAGATGTGATTAAAATGGCAGATTATATTATTGATTTAGGACCTGAAGGTGGAACACGCGGAGGAACAATTGTTGCGAAGGGAACACCTGAGGAAGTTGCTAATGTAGAAGGTTCTTATACAGGAAAGTATTTAAATAAAATTTTAACTCGCGATCGAAAGCGTCAGATGAACTAA